The sequence below is a genomic window from Stigmatopora nigra isolate UIUO_SnigA chromosome 16, RoL_Snig_1.1, whole genome shotgun sequence.
TTGGCTTCCGCTCTTCTGCCCGCCCCCTTAGGCTGTTTTGGCACATGAGAGGTGGGGTGAAGTGACGTCACAAGACGCGCAATCTTCCGATTGGCTGCCGAGTCTCACCCGACTCAGCTGTCTGCGACTGTGTTGTCTGACCGAGGAGAAGCTCTGTTTTTATTTAGCTCGACGACACGTTGCAGTCCTCCGGACAATAATGTGAAGAAGCTATTGCGCAGCGgtggacaaaaataaaaaagagaatcGTGCAGAAGGGTCATCGACTGCAGATTTGAAGTTACAGATCAAGGTAAAGCTCTTATAGACATGGTGGCATGAGTGACGTCACATTGTGCGTTTATTTCATTGTGGTTTGCAACTTATTTTTGTCCTATTTCAGTGCCAAATGTCTAGTTTGGAGGAGCAGTGTTGGAGCTGCTCTTGTACGCCTCAATCGGAGGGAGAACAGTCGTCATCACCGTCTTCTGCGACCAACTGGTGGGCATCCAAAGGCGAAGAAATGATGTCCATCATCACATCGGTGCTGAGTAGCGCTTATGGATCATTGCATCGCCATCGGACGTTCAACTTGATCCGCCGCGGTCTGGTGCTCTTCGCCGTTGGTGTGATCCTCGCCCTGGTGCTGAATTTGCTGCAAATCCAACGTAACGTCACGCTATTCCCCGAAGAAGTGATGACCACCTTGTTCTCGTCAGCCTGGTGGATCCCCCCATGCTGCGGTACTGGGGCAGGTTAGTTTTATCTAAAGTCTTACTAAGAACTATTTAATGATGGTTAATGTTTATTGCTTTTCTCCTTCCCTGCAAGGGAGTCGCCATTACTAAACAGTATACTTGACTTTTACGACATTTTCTCCGAGATAAAAGAAGAGATTAGGCGAGGGGAATTATGCAGGGATGATTCACTTCTTGGCGACGTTTTTGTTGGTAGTTGTGTCACATTTGAGGGTTTTATGGTGACCTTTATCGCGTTTGTTTGGCGGACACGTAAGAGTTAAAGGAGCCAAATTCGGCGTGGTTCTTTTGATACACTTGCGCCCATTGGCTACAGTGAAGCGGACGTGAGGCGGACCTGTCGCTCATTGGTTGGAGTCATAACGGGTGACTGGGAGGGCGTGGCTCCGGAGGTTAAGGCTTTGTTTGACGGAGAAGAAACaggaagtcagatgggatataattattatttttatttttttaacaataaaatatgtatCAGGCGTACTGTATACTTATTATTTAAGAgtgattgtcatttttaaataagaacAATCCCATTAGAATTcatccaaaataataataatattattacacATGAATGTGTTCCCTAATAtcaatgtttttaatgttaCCAGTTCAtgttgaaatgttatttttcattctcATTTCCTCTTTTCAGGAGCGTTATTAGCAAACTCAGCACAAATAACACTAGACccatgatttttaattttttttaaattgcaatatgaaatatttctcattttttccacttacaGCTGTAGTGGGCCTGCTATACCCATGTATCGACCGACATCTTGGCGAGCCACACAAGTTCAAGCGAGAGTGGGCAAGCGTCATGCGATGCATCGCAGTCTTTGTGGGCATCAACCATGCCAGCGTTGTATCCTATTAATACAATGTCCTAAAGTTAACTTAGTTTGTAGGTTGTGCAAATATTTGCCGGTGTTATTTGTCCCTAACCCATCCTGAAAAACAGAAACTGGACATTGACAACAGTGTTCAGCTTTCACTCACCCTCGCCGCCCTATCACTGGGCTTATGGTGGACCTTCGACCGCTCGCGTAGTGGCTTCGGCTTGGGCGTCACCACGGCCTTCCTCGCCACCGTCTTTACACAGCTGCTGGTCTACAATGGAGTCTACCAGTATGTAAACATAGCAGAATTAAATAGTGCATATGATGGATGTTTTTAACCAATGTTATTGTGATTCAGGTACACATCTCCAGACTTCTTGTACGTACGGTCCTGGCTgccttgtattttcttttctggtGGTGTCACCGTAGGAAATATTGGACGCCAACTCGCCATGGTATGTTGGTTAGCAGTTTTCTAGTTCGCCATAGTTTCCTATGGTGGGGGATTTTTAAACAAGATGGAGAGGTTATTTGTAATTATTAAGCTTTGTGAATAGTATTTCTTGTTAAGCAAGTACATTTAACTAGtgtttttattggttttaattATCTGCATAATAACATGTGGACATTTTAAGTATGGCAAAATTACCATGTGAACCAATTGCCCAAAAGAGGAGTGCCGGTTTTGCAAATTCATGATTGCACGTCATTGAAAGTAATTGGCATTCAAAGCTTAGCAACTAAGTTTAAGTTTTGCTTTCATTTGTCTTatctattttaatgttttgtctGACAGGGTGGCATCGAGAAGCCGCATAACGACTGAAGAGTTGTGCGGTTTATGGCGGGGTGGCCCTTTGGGTTTGACGTGCCATGTGACCTCGCCAAGGCCACGCCCATCACGgcttctaaaaaaaacgacaggacAGTGTTTGCCTCTTTTTGtcgtttttctctttttatttataaGCTAAAGTTGActtgacatcttttttttttttaaaaaagggaaactttctgaactttttctggattttttttcatctttaactTTTTAAAGTGACTACCACACATCATGGAGGAATGAAGAACGGCAGGAAATATACACAGCTGTGCCAATTTGTCTAGAACAGTAATCATTATTTCTGCAAAATAGCCTTTTGATTAACTTGTATTCTAGCCAAGTGCTTTCATGAAGTTAAATACTGTCAACAGAAGTAGAAATGAcataacttacatttttttacaagtaTTATAAGACCAAAAGGAAAGTTATTGACATTGATTATGGAAGCTAGATTTTAGCTGTTGTGGAAAtggacatttagaaaaaaagttatgTAGCAAAATCTCAACAATTGCAGTGTTTGAGCTTGGCTAGGATCAGATTACATTAATGGATGCCAGACATTTAACTAGTATTTTTGAGTTCTTGAAGCCCTAGGAATAGCCTAGTATGGAGGCAATGCAGGTCAGAAATAGGctagcccaaaaaaaataagttgtatTGGGGGTGCTAAACTCCAGTATCCAAAGAATTGTGTTTCTAGGAAGGGGCTGGCAAATAATTTTGCAATCTGTGATTGCCTGTGTATTGAAATATTGTATTAGAACTAGATAATGGTGTTTTTCCTCACTACTATTGTGTAAAAGAAATATtgtacataacaaaaaaaaacactatggcTTGCAAATTCACATACATTCAGGTGTTAATGTCAGTATGCAATCTTGATTAGAGGACACACCAGCCATGATCCATTTGGCGTCATTATACCTTCGACGGCAATATTTTTCTATGAAATAAAACTAGTGTGGTGGAGGAAGGAGCTTTACTTTGGTTTGGGAGGTGATGAAGCACCTCATTTGTGCTTTTATGTGTATTAAGCCTTTTTTTCAATGCtatgtgaaataaaaatgtgtaaatgagAACTTGGTTGTGTTATTTGCAATGGGAAAGCACAAACAGTGACATTTAGTTACCTTTAGATGTCAGCAATGGTCCTTGGTTTAGTCTGGAAGTGATCAGATGAACTGTCGCCCTCCTGTGGGAACAAATGGTATGACatggttaactcattggctgtcattgacggcgataggcaTCTAATTCATGCCAAGCTCTTAAGGCACGGGGTCAAAACAACTCAGGTGCACCCAAGGTGAAAGGGGTACGAGGAGGGAGAGGTGGGGGGTGGTGGTCGTCTCTATTTTAGCCGTCGATGAACGATGCCACACAAGGAGAGGGCGGCTCGGGTGACTGACTGCTTTACTGGCCACGACCTCCGTGGAGGCACGCAAATAACGCACCAAAGGTCACATTATTAGGTACACCTAACCACAGCACacgcaagtttttttttaaatataaaaggcatttaaattcatttttaaagtgattTTATGAACGTGCATCATTGAGGGTTGGTAATAGGCATTAAAATACACACTTAAAAAGGATTTGTGAAATTCTGTAGTTTAAATTGATTATGagtaaaggtattttttttaagatattttgtgtttattttaaagGATGCTTGATGAGGTTGGtgggtttttgtttttaaactttagGGGGGTTTGATCTTTTGAGTCTTCATTATacgtttttattgtttaaattagTGTTTCTGCttggtgtaaattaatattagtTGATTAATATAtagtatgagaaaaaaaacattaaaagtgcagatataacttggattttaaattcttattttgtttatatGTGCATTATAATGAATGATAGCTTTATTCTTTGTTTCATCTCATTGTAATGTcaatacaataaaacaatatttggtTTTGGTCTGCTAAAATAAGAAAACCAGAAAACATACTTTTTCAACGccattaaaatgtacattttaattaatttcacaaGAATTAAATGCTATGTTGTTTTATCCCAAAGTGATAAGGCAATTTtacaaacaattcatttttggtATACACCTTAACATCATCCTCGAGATCTGCCTAGCAACCAGATCTCAAATTTACCATCAGTtgaatttctatttaatttcgTTATGTTAAcccatattatttttataacccCTCATTTCACCCTTACATGTCCTTTCTTTAACCATATTGATAAACTAATACATTTAGGGAAAAAACAGCTGAGGATTGCACTTTTGAAACCCCTATGAATAACTCATCTAAATGAATGTGTTCGTTATTTAAGGAAAACGTGCCAAGTTTACGGGTGGAACAAGTGCTTTTTCACCTGCCGAAAAAGGGGACCAGGAAAAGGGGGACAGGTGCAGGAGGCATGTGGACTATTCCAAGCATGCCCCCCACAACCCCCACATAGACCACCACCCATGCACGAGGGCCTGTAAAGGGCCACAGTGTATATGGCTGcagagaaaaatactttttaaaaaaaatctaagtaaatatattgtttttaaagaagaaattaGATAAAAATCAGTGATAATGACGAGCATTGGGcctttaaattcagaaaatttGGACGTTGAcagctgtcaatggcattgattCATAACTGTCCATTTTTGCATTATGTCTTAATTTAGAAGGTAAAATGTTAGAGATGTTAATATTAAGgaaaaattttcatttttgtagatttgttttgcattttattaatGTATAGTATATATGGGTATCAACTAAATGCTATGCTTAAATTATTGTTTAGCTTTTTACTTTGAACTTAGTCTTTCCTCCTTTAGtttcaacacatttttgttCCTAATTACAAGTTTTATTGCAATTATGTATACAGCACTTTAAACAGCAAATGCAATTTCCCTGCAgcatcatttcattttcttttgaacCTTATGATATATAATTCATTAGTTCAACTTtaacttgatttaaaaatgtaaaaaaaaagaaaaacactgaacTAACATCAAGTTAAATGAAAGCATTGCACTTCTAACCAccacaaaattaaaattgacacattttaatagaAAACCTTCTTATATAGCTTTCCCATAACACCccaaaatattatttaacattactttttttaactGTCTCATCTATACACAGTTTTAGCTGATTGGCCATCAGATCTCACATGGTTATACTGCAATCCCCcgaaaaatactattaaaaaacaacaaattatttCTCAAAGTATCGACATGCCAACTTTATCTGATGTCTAAATACTTTGGCTTTTCCTTTAAAGAGacaaaagaagaataaaaagagGAAGACAATCACTCACAGGCCTTTTCAAGGGGGGATTCGGGGGTCTTCGAACTTTTCAAACCTTGTGATCACTGTGCCGTGCAGACTAAATCTTCTTTATTTAAGTCACTTAAGTCAATGAGCACAAACAACAAATGCTTGCTATTAAGGCATAATTGGATCAAGCCTCTAATT
It includes:
- the insig1 gene encoding insulin-induced gene 1 protein, with product MSSLEEQCWSCSCTPQSEGEQSSSPSSATNWWASKGEEMMSIITSVLSSAYGSLHRHRTFNLIRRGLVLFAVGVILALVLNLLQIQRNVTLFPEEVMTTLFSSAWWIPPCCGTGAAVVGLLYPCIDRHLGEPHKFKREWASVMRCIAVFVGINHASVKLDIDNSVQLSLTLAALSLGLWWTFDRSRSGFGLGVTTAFLATVFTQLLVYNGVYQYTSPDFLYVRSWLPCIFFSGGVTVGNIGRQLAMGGIEKPHND